The following proteins are encoded in a genomic region of Pyrus communis chromosome 11, drPyrComm1.1, whole genome shotgun sequence:
- the LOC137749273 gene encoding uncharacterized protein isoform X2, producing MPMATPRSEPPPPPQPCTPLLADQNYVVLSPPSCSHSQRRRTTILATTLILTLLAATFSAFVLWPSDPSLKIVRLRLNKVQVHTRPRVTIDVSMSVTIKVQNVDVYAMDYEALEVAVGYRGRRLGHATFQQGYVRALGSSYLDAEVEFNEVGVFSDVVLLLEDLAKGTVPFDTVTEVQGRLGFLFFQFPLQARVSCEVMVNTVNPTIFRHNCYE from the exons aTGCCCATGGCCACCCCCCGCTcagaaccaccaccaccaccccaacCATGCACCCCATTACTCGCCGACCAAAACTACGTCGTTCTATCACCACCATCTTGTTCTCACTCCCAACGACGGCGCACAACTATCCTAGCCACTACTCTCATACTTACACTCCTAGCCGCCACCTTCTCCGCCTTCGTTCTCTGGCCGTCCGACCCCTCCCTGAAGATCGTACGGCTTCGGcttaacaaggttcaagtcCACACGCGGCCACGAGTGACCATCGACGTGTCCATGTCGGTGACGATTAAGGTCCAGAACGTTGACGTTTACGCTATGGACTACGAGGCGCTGGAGGTGGCGGTTGGGTACAGAGGGAGGAGGCTGGGGCACGCGACGTTCCAGCAGGGTTACGTGCGGGCGCTTGGCTCGTCGTACTTGGACGCGGAGGTGGAGTTTAATGAGGTCGGGGTGTTTTCCGACGTGGTGCTCCTGCTTGAGGACTTGGCTAAGGGAACGGTGCCGTTTGACACCGTCACGGAGGTCCAAGGGCGGCTCGGCTTCTTGTTTTTTCAGTTCCCCTTGCAG GCAAGAGTTTCGTGTGAAGTTATGGTGAATACAGTAAATCCGACAATTTTTCGTCATAATTGCTATGAG TGA
- the LOC137749273 gene encoding uncharacterized protein isoform X1 produces the protein MPMATPRSEPPPPPQPCTPLLADQNYVVLSPPSCSHSQRRRTTILATTLILTLLAATFSAFVLWPSDPSLKIVRLRLNKVQVHTRPRVTIDVSMSVTIKVQNVDVYAMDYEALEVAVGYRGRRLGHATFQQGYVRALGSSYLDAEVEFNEVGVFSDVVLLLEDLAKGTVPFDTVTEVQGRLGFLFFQFPLQARVSCEVMVNTVNPTIFRHNCYEVSMQID, from the exons aTGCCCATGGCCACCCCCCGCTcagaaccaccaccaccaccccaacCATGCACCCCATTACTCGCCGACCAAAACTACGTCGTTCTATCACCACCATCTTGTTCTCACTCCCAACGACGGCGCACAACTATCCTAGCCACTACTCTCATACTTACACTCCTAGCCGCCACCTTCTCCGCCTTCGTTCTCTGGCCGTCCGACCCCTCCCTGAAGATCGTACGGCTTCGGcttaacaaggttcaagtcCACACGCGGCCACGAGTGACCATCGACGTGTCCATGTCGGTGACGATTAAGGTCCAGAACGTTGACGTTTACGCTATGGACTACGAGGCGCTGGAGGTGGCGGTTGGGTACAGAGGGAGGAGGCTGGGGCACGCGACGTTCCAGCAGGGTTACGTGCGGGCGCTTGGCTCGTCGTACTTGGACGCGGAGGTGGAGTTTAATGAGGTCGGGGTGTTTTCCGACGTGGTGCTCCTGCTTGAGGACTTGGCTAAGGGAACGGTGCCGTTTGACACCGTCACGGAGGTCCAAGGGCGGCTCGGCTTCTTGTTTTTTCAGTTCCCCTTGCAG GCAAGAGTTTCGTGTGAAGTTATGGTGAATACAGTAAATCCGACAATTTTTCGTCATAATTGCTATGAGGTGAGCATGCAAATTGATTAA